In Parasegetibacter sp. NRK P23, the genomic stretch GAGAGAATCCGGAATAACTTTTTACTTTTTCGTTGAAGAGTGTGGTTCCCAGTCCAACGAAACCAGCCATTTCGTCTACCGTCCACTGGTGGGAAAGGTTCTTCCGCAGTTCCTGTTCCAAAGCCATGAATGTTTTGGGGAAGTCCCTGCCGGGGTTATTCATCCTGGTGCATTGCCGGGCCAGTTGAATCAGCAGGTCATCCAGTAAATGATTGACCCGTGTTTCGAAACCAATGTCCTTATTAAACAATTCAGCCTGAATGTTCCTGAGTATCGAACCCGCTTCCTGGCATTTGTGCAGCACCGGTGTGTGGTCCCTTTGCAGCATTTTACAGATGGCGATGTTCTCGGCCGCGGAAAGTCCGCTCCAGGAGCCCGTGGCCAGCGTACATTCCTCGTTCGTGCTCACCTGAAGGTAGAGCCATAAAAAAGTACCGATCTCCAACACATCATCGGGACTGCCGAAAGCAGCGCCGGGTAGTACCAGCGCTACATCCCCCGGAAAGAGCGTATAATTTCGACCTTCTATCTTCCATTCAAATTTTCCATCCTGGATAAAATAGAAACGCAAACAATTTTCCGAAGCGCAGGGAAAGCCATGCAGATGAATAGCGGAATTCTTCACCACCCCGATCTCCAGGATATGCGGGAACAATTTGAGTTCCGGTGCACTATGTTGGCGAAGTACAAATTGGTTCATAAGCAGGATCGGGTATAAATGAACAACTTATTCCCGGGCAATCGTTTAATGATAACGGTAGTAAAGAAAGGGAAAATACATGTATTGAATTTACAAAATTCAACGATGTTAAAAATTGGAAGTTATTAGTTGGCGATCTGTCTACTTTAGTGTTACGATTGTTAAACCTACCAGCAGAAAGTTCCTCTTTCTGAATCATATTTTTTAAACAAAACGACTTGCTTTATGAATGTACATCTGCCGCTCAGGCTTAAGCCTGGCTTTTACAGGCTGTTCATTTCCACCCTCTTTTTTTTCACCGTACATGCCGCGAGCGCTCAAAGAGTAACCGGTACCGTTACCGATGAAAAGAACCAACCGCTCAATGGCGCCACTGTTTCCGCCAAAGGCACTTCCAACGCCACCACCACCGACGCTTCCGGCAACTTCAGCCTCAATGCCGGAGGAAGCAACATTATCGTAGTCAGTAATGTCGGCTACGGCACGCAGGAAATAACCCTGAATGGAAGAACAACGTTGTCCGTTACCATGTACCGCGCCGAAGGCAACAACCTGGACATGGTGGTGGTAACGGCCCTGGGTATCAAAAGGGAATCCAAAAAACTGGGTTATTCCGCGGAAACCGTCAGGGTGAACGAAATGCAACAGAACCGCACCATCAACATGATGGGCGCACTGGAAGGAAAGGTGGCCGGCCTGGATATTTCACCACCCAGTTCCGGCGCGGGCGCCAGCACCAAGATTCGCCTACGCGGGCAGTCCGCCTTTAACGGCGCCAACAACGCCCCGCTCATCGTCATTAACGGTTTACCGATGGACCAGGGCGCAAGGGGCGCCTCAGGCAACGCTTCTATTGACCTGGGCGACAACATGCAACAGATCAACCCCGACGATATCGAAAGTATGACCGTACTGAAAGGTGCTACCGCCGCCGCGCTTTACGGCTCAAGGGCCGCCAACGGGGCCATTATCATCACCACCAAGAACGGAGCGAAGAATACCGGCCTGGGCGTGGAGTTCATCTCCAATTATACCCGTGATGAAGTACTTGATTTCACCGATTACCAGATGGAATATGGTCAGGGACAGGCTGGGGTAAGGCCCACTACACAAGGCCAGGCCATCACTACCGGACAATTCGGCTGGGGCGCGAAACTGGACGGCGCACCCACCATACAGTTCGATGGTGTAATGCGCCCTTACGTGGCGCATCCCAACAGGATCAAAGAATTTTTCCGCACGGGCACCACCTTCACCAACACCATCGCGTTTTCCGGCGGCAACGCCACCAGCAGCTTCCGGGCCTCCTATTCCAACCAGGAAGCAAAAGGCATTGCCCCCAACAACACCTATTACAAAAGGATTTTCAACCTCGGCGTAAACCACAGCATATCCGATAAGCTGAACGTTATGCTGAACATGAATTACACCAACGAAGAGAATAAAAACCCGCCGCAGGTGGGCGTACAGGGTGCCGGATCCCCCAACTTCCTTAACCGGATCGCCAATTCGATTGGCCTGGATGTATTGAAAGAAAAAGCAGTGGCCCCGAATGGAACGGAAACACAAACCTCCGGTTTCCAGACCACCCTTTTCAATCCCTACTTCCTGATGCCAAGACAATTCATCATCAACAAAAGGGACCGCCTGCTGGGCACGGCTACCATCAAATACGACTTCACCAAATGGCTGTACCTGCAAGGCCGGATGAATATGGACTACGGCGTTTCTTTCCTGGAACAGAATTTCCCCACCGGCGTAGGTACCTCTACACCGCTTAACCAGGCAGGCACCGGCTTTAACGGCACCTACAGCGCCAACACTTCCACCAACAGGCAGATCAATGCCGATTTCCTGCTGGGCGGCAACCACCAGTTCGGAGATTTCTCGATTGACCTGAGTGTGGGCGGCAACATCTACACCAACTATAGCCGTACTTTTAACCAAAGCGTACTGGACTTCGTAGTGAGAGACCTTTATTCCTTTGAGAACGGTCTCAACAAATCCGATCCCAATAACCCCACCAACTTTACGGTGTACCGGGAAAGGGTGAACTCCCTGTATGGGTTCGCGGAGTTTGGCTATAAAAACCTGCTGTATCTTAACGTGACCGGGCGCAACGACTGGTTCACGGTACTGAATCCGGCCAACAACAACTACTTCTACCCCTCCTTCAGCGGCAGCTTTATCTTTTCCGAACTGCTGAAAAGCCAGACCTGGCTCAACTATGGTAAACTGCGCGCCTCTTACGCGGATGTGGGCAGCGCAAACGGCATCAACGCGTTCACAGGCGTGCTCGCTTACGGTATCCTCCCCAACCAGTTCAACGGCATGAGTCTGGGCACTATCGCCAACGGATCAAGCCCCAACCCCCTGCTGCGCCCATTTAGCGTACGTGAAAAAGAGATCGGCATTGAACTGAAAATGTTCGGCAACAGGGTGAACCTGGATGTGGCCGCCTACGACAAACAAACCAGGGACCAGATTCTTACCGTTGAAATCTCCAATGCTTCCGGGTACACCGGCACGCCGCTGAACCTCGGTTCCCTTCAAAACAGGGGCGTAGAATTCATGCTGGAAGTGATCCCGGTAAAAAACAAAGATTTCACCTGGAGCAGTTCCTTCAATACCGCGACCAACAGCACCGAAGTACTCGCATTGGCGCCGAACACCAACAGGCTGATCGTGGCTTCTTTCGGCGGGAACGAGTTCCTTGGCTCACTCGTGTATGAAGTAGGCAAACCATTGAACCAGTTGGCCGCGAAAACATACCTCCGCAACGCGAAAGGAGAAATTGTGCTGAACAACAATGGCCGTCTGCAAGCCAGCACTGGGCCCGATGTACTTTTCGGCAGCGCGCTGCCTAAATTCACCGGCGGATGGAACAACGTGTTCCGGTACAAAAAACTGAGCATGCTGGTGCACTTCGATTACAAAGCGGGTGGTAAAGTAATTTCTTCCACCGCACTCAACGGGCTGCGCCAGGGCCATACCAAAAAATCACTCGTGGGCCGCGAGGGCGGCGTTATATTCCCCGGCGTGAAAGGCGACGGCTCCCCCAATACTACGGCGGTGGACCCCCAGCTTTTCTACACCGATTACCGCAACCTCCAGATCGCCGATCCTTTCGTTTTCAAATCAGACTTCATAAAACTGAGGAACATCACGATCTCCTACGACTTCACCCAACTGGTAAGCAACAAACTGAAATTCGTGAAGGGACTGTCGCTCTCCGCTTCCTGCCGGAACGTGGCCATCATCAAGAAATACATCGATGACCTCGATCCTGAAGCATTCGCCTCTTCCGGCGACAGCCGCGTGGGCTACGAACAAACCACACTGCCCACCACACGCAACTATGGAGTGAACCTAAATGTGAAGTTCTAAACTATTGCTTTATGAAAAAGATCAACCGATATATATTATTGCCCGTCTCGTTATTTTTCCTCGCCAGCTGCGACAAGGAATTCGAGGAGATCAACACCAATCCTTATGCGCTGACTACCATTGAACCGGCTTTACTGTTCACCAACGTACAAAGGCTTACCCATCCCGGATTCTGGGAAGGAGAGCAAACCATTGTACAGCAGTTTGTGAATGCTTACAACACCGGGGCCACCGCGGGATTCAACTTCAATGAAGACAACAACAACTTCAATGTGCCCCGCTGGAACGACAACTACCCCAACTCCATCAAACTGATTGAACAGATACTCAGTTTAGTGAAAGACAATCCGGACAAAGTAAACCTGTACAACCAGACACGCCTCTGGAAATCCTATATCTACATGACGCTGGTGGATACTTATGGTGATGTACCCTATTCACAAGCAGGTAAAGCCTTCCTCGAAGCGACCTTCTACCCCAAGTATGATAAGGACGAAGTCATCTACGAAGCACTGTACAATGAAATCAAATCCGCAGTTGCGGCGCTGGATGGTACCAAGGCAGGTGTTAAGGAAGACCTTTTGTATGGAAGCGAGTCTGCCACCGACCAGGCCACCAAATGGAAAAGGTTTGGCAACTCCTTACTGCTCCGGATGGGCATGCGCTACTCGAAGATCGACGCGAACAAAGCCCGCAGCATCGTGCAGGAGGCCTACAATGCCGGCCTGATGCAGACCAACGCGGACAACGCTAAGATCAGGTTCACCTCCGTGTATGTGAACCAGCTCAACAATGGTCCGCGCGCCACGAACCCTTATTTCTATTACCTCGCGGAACCTTTCGTGAACAGGATGAAAAACTTCAGCGACCCGCGCCTCAAGTACATCGCAGGAAAATACGCCGACCCCAACCAGGCGCTGGCGCTCACTCCAGACACCACGATGGCCGCGCAGTTCGGCTTCCCCGTAGGCTACGACCAAACCAGCGTACTCAATTATCCTGGTTACAGAGGCACTAACGGTACAGGACAAAACTATTCGCAACTTAATTTCTCCGTATTCGGCAGCGCCACGGCACCGGTTTTCTATGTTACGAACGCGCAAACAAAATTGCTGCTCGCGGAGGCCGCCCAAAGAGGATGGTTAACGGGACTTTCAGGCGCGCTTACCGCGCAGCAATACTATGAGGCGGGGGTAAAAGCATCCATGGATGAATATTCCCTCTATCCCAACGTGCCGGCGGTGGCCATACCAGAATCCGCACAGAATAGTTACCTCACTATGCCGGGCGTGGCCTGGAACGCGGGCAACGCGCTGGAACTCATTAATACGCAATACTGGATCGCGAGCCTGGGCAATGGCGCCGAAGGATTCGCCAACTTCAGGAGAAGCGGCTTCCCTACACTTACCCCAAACGGTTACAACAACAACCTTCAGGGAGGCTTCGCGAGAAGATTCGCCTATCCCAACGAAGAATCGGCCAGGAACAACGCCAATTACCAGGAAGCCGTAACCAGCATGGGCGGACAAGATAATCTTACTACCAGGATATTCTGGGACAACTAACCGGCTCAGGAAGCGGTTATAGTGAAAACAACAGCAGGCAGCGATCAAATTTTCATCAATGAAGGAAGAAAAGCACATTATCGGGTACGAATTTTCAGCGGTAGGAACAGAGACCTTTCAATCGTACAACCCCGGTACAGATCAGCACAACGGGTACCTGTTTTTCAAAGCGACCGAACAGGAAGTGAACAGCGCAGCGGAAAAAGCCGCGGCCGCCTTCCCCCGGTACAGCAAATTACCCAGCTCCATTAAAGCGCTTTTCCTTGAAACGATAGCGGCACAAATCATGTTGGCCGGAGAAGAATTGATCGCTGTCTGCTCTAACGAAACCGGTCTTCCAAAAGCCCGCATCGAAAATGAAAGGGGCAGAACGGTGAACCAACTGAAAATGTTCGCCGATCTTTTGAAAGAAGGTTCCTGGGTGGACGCACGCATTGAAACCGCGCTCCCGGAACGTACGCCCATTCCCAAACCGGACCTGCGTTATATGCAAGTGGCATTAGGGCCCGTAGTGGTATTCGGCGCCAGTAATTTCCCACTCGCGTTTTCCGTTGCCGGTGGCGACACAGCCTCAGCATTGGCAGCAGGATGCCCCGTAATCGTGAAGGCGCACAGCGCGCATCCCGCCACTTCCGCCATTGTGGGCAGGGCCATTATGGAAGCGGCCCGAAAAATGAATATGCCCGATGGTGTATTCTCCCTGCTTTTTGGAGACGGCACCACCACCGGCATTCAACTCGTAAAACACCCGGAAGTAAAAGCGGTGGGCTTCACCGGCTCTTACAAAGGCGGAAAGGCGTTGTATGATGCCGCGGTTACAAGGCCGGAACCCATTCCCGTATATGCGGAAATGGGCAGCACCAACCCTGTTTTCATTCTACCTGAAATCATGGAAACAAAAGGCGCTGAAATAGCGGCGGCTTATGCAGGTTCCGTGACCCTCGGCGTGGGACAGTTCTGCACCAATCCCGGTTTACTA encodes the following:
- a CDS encoding SusC/RagA family TonB-linked outer membrane protein, translated to MNVHLPLRLKPGFYRLFISTLFFFTVHAASAQRVTGTVTDEKNQPLNGATVSAKGTSNATTTDASGNFSLNAGGSNIIVVSNVGYGTQEITLNGRTTLSVTMYRAEGNNLDMVVVTALGIKRESKKLGYSAETVRVNEMQQNRTINMMGALEGKVAGLDISPPSSGAGASTKIRLRGQSAFNGANNAPLIVINGLPMDQGARGASGNASIDLGDNMQQINPDDIESMTVLKGATAAALYGSRAANGAIIITTKNGAKNTGLGVEFISNYTRDEVLDFTDYQMEYGQGQAGVRPTTQGQAITTGQFGWGAKLDGAPTIQFDGVMRPYVAHPNRIKEFFRTGTTFTNTIAFSGGNATSSFRASYSNQEAKGIAPNNTYYKRIFNLGVNHSISDKLNVMLNMNYTNEENKNPPQVGVQGAGSPNFLNRIANSIGLDVLKEKAVAPNGTETQTSGFQTTLFNPYFLMPRQFIINKRDRLLGTATIKYDFTKWLYLQGRMNMDYGVSFLEQNFPTGVGTSTPLNQAGTGFNGTYSANTSTNRQINADFLLGGNHQFGDFSIDLSVGGNIYTNYSRTFNQSVLDFVVRDLYSFENGLNKSDPNNPTNFTVYRERVNSLYGFAEFGYKNLLYLNVTGRNDWFTVLNPANNNYFYPSFSGSFIFSELLKSQTWLNYGKLRASYADVGSANGINAFTGVLAYGILPNQFNGMSLGTIANGSSPNPLLRPFSVREKEIGIELKMFGNRVNLDVAAYDKQTRDQILTVEISNASGYTGTPLNLGSLQNRGVEFMLEVIPVKNKDFTWSSSFNTATNSTEVLALAPNTNRLIVASFGGNEFLGSLVYEVGKPLNQLAAKTYLRNAKGEIVLNNNGRLQASTGPDVLFGSALPKFTGGWNNVFRYKKLSMLVHFDYKAGGKVISSTALNGLRQGHTKKSLVGREGGVIFPGVKGDGSPNTTAVDPQLFYTDYRNLQIADPFVFKSDFIKLRNITISYDFTQLVSNKLKFVKGLSLSASCRNVAIIKKYIDDLDPEAFASSGDSRVGYEQTTLPTTRNYGVNLNVKF
- a CDS encoding SusD/RagB family nutrient-binding outer membrane lipoprotein gives rise to the protein MKKINRYILLPVSLFFLASCDKEFEEINTNPYALTTIEPALLFTNVQRLTHPGFWEGEQTIVQQFVNAYNTGATAGFNFNEDNNNFNVPRWNDNYPNSIKLIEQILSLVKDNPDKVNLYNQTRLWKSYIYMTLVDTYGDVPYSQAGKAFLEATFYPKYDKDEVIYEALYNEIKSAVAALDGTKAGVKEDLLYGSESATDQATKWKRFGNSLLLRMGMRYSKIDANKARSIVQEAYNAGLMQTNADNAKIRFTSVYVNQLNNGPRATNPYFYYLAEPFVNRMKNFSDPRLKYIAGKYADPNQALALTPDTTMAAQFGFPVGYDQTSVLNYPGYRGTNGTGQNYSQLNFSVFGSATAPVFYVTNAQTKLLLAEAAQRGWLTGLSGALTAQQYYEAGVKASMDEYSLYPNVPAVAIPESAQNSYLTMPGVAWNAGNALELINTQYWIASLGNGAEGFANFRRSGFPTLTPNGYNNNLQGGFARRFAYPNEESARNNANYQEAVTSMGGQDNLTTRIFWDN
- a CDS encoding AraC family transcriptional regulator; its protein translation is MNQFVLRQHSAPELKLFPHILEIGVVKNSAIHLHGFPCASENCLRFYFIQDGKFEWKIEGRNYTLFPGDVALVLPGAAFGSPDDVLEIGTFLWLYLQVSTNEECTLATGSWSGLSAAENIAICKMLQRDHTPVLHKCQEAGSILRNIQAELFNKDIGFETRVNHLLDDLLIQLARQCTRMNNPGRDFPKTFMALEQELRKNLSHQWTVDEMAGFVGLGTTLFNEKVKSYSGFSPLSYLINIRISEAMKLLKRPDVSLTDIAFDTGFYSSQHFSTTFKKLTGYTPSQFRKNHSRTK
- a CDS encoding aldehyde dehydrogenase (NADP(+)), yielding MKEEKHIIGYEFSAVGTETFQSYNPGTDQHNGYLFFKATEQEVNSAAEKAAAAFPRYSKLPSSIKALFLETIAAQIMLAGEELIAVCSNETGLPKARIENERGRTVNQLKMFADLLKEGSWVDARIETALPERTPIPKPDLRYMQVALGPVVVFGASNFPLAFSVAGGDTASALAAGCPVIVKAHSAHPATSAIVGRAIMEAARKMNMPDGVFSLLFGDGTTTGIQLVKHPEVKAVGFTGSYKGGKALYDAAVTRPEPIPVYAEMGSTNPVFILPEIMETKGAEIAAAYAGSVTLGVGQFCTNPGLLFYQSSEGDQFKPQLKTAFSKTTGGVMLSPGIAKSYQEGLEKNRKAAGVEELATSNNPSEGKNNGTPVLLATAAGTFRSNPSLSHEVFGPASMVVAVTSKEELLQIASDLSGHLTATVHGTERELAEYGELIHILERKVGRIVVNGFPTGVEVCSAMVHGGPFPSTTDSKTTSVGTAAIYRFTRPVCYQNMPDALLPDELKHDNPLAIQRLVNGERKLI